A single window of Saccharomyces kudriavzevii IFO 1802 strain IFO1802 genome assembly, chromosome: 16 DNA harbors:
- the PXA1 gene encoding ATP-binding cassette long-chain fatty acid transporter PXA1 (similar to Saccharomyces cerevisiae PXA1 (YPL147W); ancestral locus Anc_8.661), whose translation MSTTLATTGKLKNLLLNLHTKCIGLHINDVTPKVYFKLLIRHLLQISRSNAAHPKQRRRAQILLISVFVSGVTLLSGVTYGALKIILKCYKFYKYPWKRKNRRSLIRRTRSQMQLDSGARIMYIPEVELLDRQGPNENKLVNTVDRKKRKRIFIPPKDNDIYEHDKFLFKNVVLERAKNSQLFYSKFLNQMNVLSKILIPTVFDKNSFLLTSQIFFLVMRTWLSLLVAKLDGHIVKNIIAGRGRSFLWDLGCWFLIAVPASYTNSAIKVLQRKLSLNFRVNLTRYIHDMYLDERLTFYKLIFDSKASSSVIKNIDNSITNDVAKFCDATCSVFANIAKPVIDLIFFSVYLRDNLGTVGVAGIFVNYFITGFILRRYTPPLGKLASERSASDGDYYNYHLNMINNSEEIAFYQGTAVERTKVKELYDALMEKMLLVDKCKFGYNMLEDYVLKYTWSGLGYVFASIPIVMSTLATGINSEEKNMKEFIVNKRLMLSLADAGSRLMHSIKDISQLTGYTNRIFTLLSALHRVHSLNFNYGAVPSILSLRTEDVSRNPNLLAITDNSQEAIRGTIQRNFNGIRLENIDVIIPSVRASEGIKLINKLTFQIPLHIDPITSNSNSIQDLSKANDIKLPFLQGSGSSLLILGPNSCGKSSIQRIIAEIWPVYNKNGLLSIPSENNIFCIPQKPYFSKGGTLRDQIIYPMSSDEFFDRGFKDKELVQILVEVRLDYLLKRGVGLTYLDAVADWKDLLSGGEKQRVNFARVMFHKPLYVVLDEATNAISVDMEDYLFNLLKRYRFNFISISQRPTLIKYHEMLLEIGENRDGKWQLQAVGTDEAITSIDNEIEELEKKLEKVKDWEYEREKLQRNLEII comes from the coding sequence GAATTTGCTTCTGAATCTACACACCAAATGCATTGGATTACATATCAATGATGTCACGCCTAAGGTATACTTCAAGTTACTGATACGACATCTTCTGCAGATATCCAGGTCCAATGCAGCTCATCCTaagcaaagaagaagggCTCAGATCTTATTGATATcagtttttgtttctggTGTCACGCTTTTATCCGGGGTGACCTACGGTGCTCTCAAAATCATCTTAAAGTGTTACAAGTTTTACAAGTACCcatggaaaagaaagaatagaaGATCTTTaataagaagaacaagatcTCAAATGCAATTAGATAGTGGTGCAAGGATAATGTACATTCCTGAAGTAGAATTATTGGACCGTCAGGGCCCAAACGAGAATAAGCTGGTGAATACTGTagatagaaagaaaagaaaaaggataTTCATTCCACCAAAGGACAACGATATATATGAGCAtgataaatttctttttaaaaATGTGGTTTTAGAAAGAGCTAAAAACTCACAGTTATTCTACTCGAAATTTTTAAACCAAATGAATGTTTTATCCAAGATTCTTATTCCAACGGTTTTCGATAAAAATTCCTTTCTTTTAACttctcaaatatttttcttagtGATGAGAACCTGGCTATCTTTACTTGTGGCCAAGTTGGATGGGCACATAgtcaaaaatattattgCTGGTAGGGGAAGAAGCTTTTTATGGGATTTGGGATGTTGGTTTTTAATCGCCGTTCCTGCCTCCTATACCAACAGCGCCATTAAGGTACTTCAAAGGAAGTTGAGTTTGAATTTTAGGGTGAATTTGACCCGTTACATTCATGATATGTATCTGGATGAAAGGTTAACATTCTACAAACtaatttttgattcaaaGGCGTCCAGTTCAGTGATTAAGAATATTGACAACTCAATTACTAATGATGTCGCGAAATTTTGCGATGCAACATGCTCCGTTTTTGCGAATATCGCAAAGCCGGTTATTGatttgatattcttttcagtcTATTTACGTGATAATTTGGGTACTGTTGGAGTGGCAGGCATATTTGTCAACTATTTCATTACCGGGTTTATCTTGAGAAGGTATACACCACCATTGGGCAAGTTGGCAAGTGAAAGATCTGCATCAGATGGTGATTACTACAATTACCATTTGAATATGATTAATAATAGTGAAGAGATCGCGTTTTACCAAGGAACAGCTGTAGAGAGGACGAAAGTTAAGGAATTATACGATGCattaatggaaaaaatgcTACTGGTGGACAAATGTAAATTTGGTTACAACATGCTTGAAGATTATGTTTTAAAGTATACATGGTCTGGTTTAGGCTATGTCTTTGCCTCTATCCCTATCGTCATGTCTACTTTAGCAACTGGCATTAATTCAGAggagaaaaatatgaaggAATTTATAGTTAATAAGAGATTGATGCTGTCGCTTGCAGATGCAGGTTCGAGATTGATGCATTCAATAAAGGATATCTCACAGTTAACTGGATATACAAACAGAATCTTTACTTTACTTTCTGCCTTACACAGGGTTCACTCTTTAAACTTTAATTACGGCGCCGTTCCTTCAATATTGTCACTACGCACAGAGGACGTCTCCAGAAATCCAAACTTACTTGCCATCACAGATAATTCACAAGAGGCCATCCGTGGTACCATTCAGCGCAACTTCAACGGCATTAGGCTAGAAAATATAGATGTAATAATTCCATCAGTAAGGGCAAGCGAAGGTATAAAGTTGATCAATAAGCTAACCTTCCAAATTCCTCTACATATTGACCCCATAACTTCAAACTCCAATTCCATACAAGATTTATCAAAGGCAAATGACATCAAGTTGCCATTTTTGCAAGGGTCTGGTTCAAGTTTATTGATATTAGGACCAAATAGTTGTGGCAAGAGTTCCATTCAGCGTATCATAGCAGAAATATGGCCAGTTTATAACAAAAACGGTTTACTGTCCATCCCCTCAGAAAACAACATATTTTGTATTCCTCAAAAACCATATTTTAGTAAGGGCGGAACTTTAAGGGATCAAATTATATATCCAATGTCTTCCGATGAATTCTTTGATAGAGGATTTAAAGACAAGGAACTGGTTCAAATTTTGGTAGAGGTGAGACTAGattatcttttgaaaagaggtGTTGGCTTAACTTACCTGGATGCTGTCGCGGATTGGAAGGATTTGCTAAGTGGAGGCGAAAAGCAGAGAGTAAATTTTGCTAGAGTTATGTTCCATAAACCGTTATACGTGGTATTAGATGAGGCCACAAATGCGATTAGTGTTGATATGGAAGATTACCTGTttaatcttttgaaaagatacAGATTTAACTTCATTTCCATATCGCAAAGGCcaactttgataaaatatCACGAAATGCTGTTGGAGATAGGTGAAAATCGCGATGGTAAATGGCAATTACAAGCGGTTGGTACAGATGAAGCAATTACATCAATTGACAATGAAATCGAAGAATTAGAGAAGAAGCtagaaaaagtaaaagacTGGGAGTATGAGAGAGAAAAACTGCAGAGAAACCTCGAGATTATTTAA
- the NOP53 gene encoding Nop53p (similar to Saccharomyces cerevisiae NOP53 (YPL146C); ancestral locus Anc_8.659): MAPTNVTKKPSQYKQSSRKGKKAWRKNIDISEVEQYMEKKIDHEVTHGTGDITSLQNDALFKVDIEGDNILKKNLIKRNQIKKSLKSKEILDAVKTNSKIPVLKHHKSGNDEKSNKIQGVSKHELKKLMALAGRVHGESKIKNRVAKDGLIKSTAGDLWGNESDSKKQKVKLPSGIELDVKGKDKIPEELLKKSTTGWSVASVRPETLDMEPIAVKEFTELPHAGKSYNPNSEVWSELIDKEYKNEKVREDERIALEEYKERIRHLMETLEDNEEEESSSGEEQGGEDNKDEQGNVSDDNEIKLSVNEPVRNKKKTKYQRNKAKKHEEKVKLQKELKKLRGRVKDLENVIGFEDIERIPATESENVDKVKKSKKSKKHRLGTKYSVIDERLEVKFSDELSDSLRKLRPEGNLLYDTVRKLQSSGKIESRVPVKRGRRYKQKITEKWTHKDFK, translated from the coding sequence ATGGCTCCAACTAACGTAACCAAGAAACCTTCTCAATACAAGCAATCTTCAAGAAAGGGTAAGAAAGCATGGAGAAAGAATATTGATATTTCTGAAGTCGAACAAtatatggaaaaaaagattgaCCATGAGGTTACACATGGTACCGGTGACATAACCTCTTTACAAAATGAtgctcttttcaaagtcgATATTGAAGGTGATAacatattgaaaaagaatctgatcaaaagaaatcagatcaagaaaagtttgaaaagtaaagaaattttagaCGCCGTCAAGACTAACTCAAAAATTCCGGTGCTGAAACACCACAAGAGTggtaatgatgaaaaatctaaCAAGATTCAAGGCGTTTCGAAACATGagctaaaaaaattaatggcTTTGGCCGGCAGAGTACATGGCGAGTCAAAGATTAAGAACAGGGTTGCCAAAGACGGTCTAATTAAATCAACCGCTGGCGATTTGTGGGGTAACGAATCCGATTCGAAGAAGCAAAAGGTCAAGCTGCCTTCTGGTATCGAGCTTGATGTGAAAGGAAAAGACAAGATACCCGAGGaactattgaaaaaatccacCACAGGTTGGTCCGTCGCTTCAGTCAGGCCAGAAACTTTGGATATGGAACCAATTGCAGTTAAAGAATTCACGGAGCTTCCACATGCTGGCAAATCGTATAATCCTAACAGCGAAGTTTGGTCAGAATTGATAGACAAGGAgtacaaaaatgaaaaagtaagagaagatgaaagaatCGCTTTGGAAGAATACAAAGAAAGGATCAGACATTTGATGGAAACTCTGGAGGACaacgaagaggaagaatcTTCATCTGGCGAAGAACAAGGAGGAGAAGACAATAAAGACGAGCAAGGTAATGTTTCCGATgacaatgaaataaaaCTATCAGTAAATGAACCTGTCAGgaataagaagaaaacgaaataCCAGAGAAACAAGGCAAAGAAACACGAAGAGAAAGTCAAATtgcaaaaagaattgaagaaattgagggGGCGTGTTAAAGATTTAGAAAATGTTATTGGTTTCGAAgacattgaaagaattcCAGCCACAGAGTCTGAAAATGTTGATAAAGTCAAGAAAAGTAAGAAAAGTAAGAAGCACAGATTAGGAACAAAATATTCTGTGATTGACGAAAGATTGGAAGTTAAATTTTCTGATGAATTATCAGACTCATTAAGAAAATTGAGACCTGAAGGAAACCTTTTATATGATACTGTCAGGAAATTACAAAGTTCTGGTAAGATTGAATCCAGAGTACCGGTCAAGAGAGGCAGAAGATATAAGCAAAAAATTACTGAAAAGTGGACACACAAGGATTTTAAATAA
- the KES1 gene encoding oxysterol-binding protein KES1 (similar to Saccharomyces cerevisiae HES1 (YOR237W) and KES1 (YPL145C); ancestral locus Anc_8.658) — protein MSQYASSSSWTSFLKSIASFNGDLSSLSAPPFILSPISLTEFSQYWAEHPELFLEPSFINDDNYKEHCSIDPEVESPELSRMLAVTKWFISTLKSQYCSRNESLGSEKKPLNPFLGELFVGKWENKERPEFGETVLLSEQVSHHPPVTAFSIFNDKNKVRLQGYNQIKASFTKSLMLTVKQFGHTMLDVKDESYLVTPPPLHIEGILVASPFVELEGKSYIQSSTGLLCVIEFSGRGYFSGKKNSFKARIYRDAKESKDKEKALYTISGQWSGSSKIIKANKKEESRLFYDAARIPAEHLKVKTLEDQHPLESRKAWHDVAGAIKLGDFNLIAKTKTELEETQRELRKEEEAKGISWQRRWFKDFDYSLIPEEGALVPEKDDIFLKLGSALNLSTKNAPSGTLVGDKEDRKEDLSSIHWRFQRELWDDETEIVL, from the coding sequence ATGTCTCAATACGCAAGCTCATCCTCATGGACTTCGTTCTTGAAGTCAATCGCTTCATTCAACGGTGATCTTTCCTCTCTATCAGCTCCTCCATTCATTTTGTCGCCAATCTCATTGACCGAGTTTTCGCAATACTGGGCTGAACATCCAGAATTATTCCTGGAACCCTCTTTTATCAACGATGATAACTATAAGGAACACTGTTCAATCGATCCGGAAGTTGAATCTCCTGAATTGTCTCGTATGTTAGCCGTCACTAAATGGTTTATTTCTACTTTGAAGTCCCAGTACTGCTCTCGTAATGAATCCTTGGGTTCCGAGAAGAAACCTTTGAACCCATTTTTGGGGGAGTTGTTTGTCGGTAAATGGGAAAATAAAGAACGCCCTGAATTTGGAGAAACAGTGTTGTTAAGTGAACAAGTCTCCCACCATCCACCTGTCACTGCTTTTTCTATCTTCAATGACAAGAATAAAGTAAGACTACAAGGCTACAACCAAATCAAAGCCAGTTTCACTAAATCGCTAATGTTAACGGTAAAGCAATTTGGTCACACTATGCTGGATGTTAAGGACGAAAGTTATTTGGTTACCCCACCTCCATTACATATCGAAGGTATCCTTGTTGCTTCACCCTTTGTTGAATTGGAGGGCAAATCGTACATCCAATCTTCCACAGGATTACTTTGCgttattgaattttcaGGTAGAGGTTATTTCTCGGGTAAGAAGAATTCGTTCAAGGCAAGAATTTACAGGGATGCTAAAGAGAGtaaagacaaagaaaaggcGTTATACACAATATCCGGCCAATGGTCTGGTTCTTCCAAGATAATTAAGgccaataaaaaagaagaatcaCGATTATTTTATGACGCTGCTAGAATCCCTGCAGAGCACTTGAAAGTCAAAACTCTGGAAGATCAACATCCTCTAGAAAGTAGAAAAGCATGGCATGACGTGGCTGGTGCCATCAAATTAGGCGACTTCAATTTGATTGccaaaacaaaaactgaattggaagaaactCAAAGAGAGttaagaaaagaggaagaggctAAAGGTATTAGCTGGCAAAGAAGATGGTTCAAAGATTTCGACTACTCTCTTATACCCGAAGAAGGCGCCCTGGTGCCTGAAAAGGACgacattttcttgaaactcGGCTCCGCTctaaatttatcaacaaaaaatgCCCCAAGTGGCACTTTAGTAGGCGACAAGGAGGACAGAAAGGAGGATCTTTCATCCATTCATTGGAGATTTCAAAGAGAGTTATGGGATGATGAAACGGAAATTGTTttgtga
- the POC4 gene encoding Poc4p (similar to Saccharomyces cerevisiae POC4 (YPL144W); ancestral locus Anc_8.656), which produces MSIRTVIQSIESESGFLQPALDIVATIPVDAQSNKIPISLVVGFKQEYPLKSASSLACYYYAIPLTKDRYMNSKSGGSGVVGIPLLDTNNDKIRDIARRLATIISEKFKRPCYITWSSLPDEDSSMLIANHLYILNKCLNFLKAELSRQK; this is translated from the coding sequence ATGTCGATAAGGACGGTAATTCAAAGCATTGAATCGGAATCCGGGTTTCTACAGCCGGCGCTAGATATCGTCGCTACCATACCTGTTGACGCCCAATCTAACAAAATACCTATTAGTTTGGTGGTGGGTTTCAAGCAAGAATACCCATTGAAGTCTGCTTCATCTCTGGCCTGTTACTACTACGCCATTCCACTAACAAAGGACAGATACATGAATTCCAAATCTGGTGGAAGTGGCGTTGTGGGAATACCGTTATTGGATACTAATAACGATAAAATTCGTGATATAGCTAGGCGGTTGGCCACAATaatatctgaaaaattcaaaagaccATGCTACATAACGTGGTCATCTCTGCCCGACGAAGATTCATCTATGTTGATAGCAAACCATTTGTACATTTTAAATAAGTGCCTGAATTTCCTGAAAGCAGAGCTCAGTAGGCAAAAGTAG
- the RPL33A gene encoding 60S ribosomal protein eL33 (similar to Saccharomyces cerevisiae RPL33B (YOR234C) and RPL33A (YPL143W); ancestral locus Anc_8.655): protein MAESHRLYVKGKHLSYQRSKRVNNPNVSLIKIEGVATPQDAQFYLGKRIAYVYRASKEVRGSKIRVMWGKVTRTHGNSGVVRATFRNNLPAKTFGASVRIFLYPSNI from the exons atggctGAATCCCATAGAT tgTACGTCAAAGGTAAGCATTTATCCTACCAAAGATCCAAGAGAGTCAACAACCCAAATGTCTCTTTGATCAAGATTGAAGGTGTCGCTACTCCACAAGATGCTCAATTTTACTTGGGTAAGCGTATTGCCTACGTCTACAGAGCCTCTAAGGAAGTTAGAGGTTCTAAGATTAGAGTCATGTGGGGTAAGGTCACCAGAACTCACGGTAACTCTGGTGTCGTTAGAGCTACCTTCAGAAACAATTTACCAGCCAAGACTTTCGGTGCTTCTGTCAGAATCTTCTTGTACCCATCTAACATTTAA
- the FRK1 gene encoding protein kinase FRK1 (similar to Saccharomyces cerevisiae KIN4 (YOR233W) and FRK1 (YPL141C); ancestral locus Anc_8.654), with translation MSYTNKRHTYYGGITNDSSGTFQYSQRTNEQRRKHVTFGPYILGSTLGEGEFGKVKLGWPKNFSNSSATTFEFPKQVAVKLIKRDTISNNYKKEVKIYREINALKHLSHPNIVKLEEVLQNSRYIGIVLEYACGGEFYKYIQKKRRLKETNACRLFSQLVSGVYYIHSKGLVHRDLKLENLLLDKNENLVITDFGFVNEFCSRNELMKTSCGSPCYAAPELVISAEPYEARKADIWSCGVILYAMLAGYLPWDDDSNNPEGSDIGRLYNYINSTPLKFPDYILPIPRDLLRRILVPDPKKRMNLKQIKKHEWLNSHFSFLSITPDEWDKLHNTQSVFRLGKPRTRYGSRPQSSCSTSSIGSRNDKRDSLIIDSTLLSFPAPPQESQDHIITRPASIASDQRLSPIRRSNRHNRSNSAASVALQAVVNADREYALSHEQSLSSAQNIRQITVGNITAGLSPPQVVAPSDFIIETTPIKRNTFSGSHIISNQEKESLSKIQTSKIKPNSMKGSQNHQYNKPKTQNSLKSTKNLHQSSSPFHTKPRPTSYHPGSYTTPFLSSNVLSIYEINDKTKSNASSQTLNQRETSPFDSTPYLAPDTCITSCSSIESSPKLITQGSFSVAKPSVDLQSASGDLIKYKGDAEVATKIYDEKYKQRRKSLRYSGIFSDISCDTVTEETDDLKVPESLVQQREDRKFIEKTKVESPSGKNSNGSQNAHAPVKKNAIISTERSLNETDPVKKRFSFFSLYSYDTPKSSLYSSMDSKRKPSPPSQRRPKKDENHAISGTSSTTASNILTSHELPKDQSISNTDQDKQILESKKIIQSERTSVMVSEVRKANAENKPLQCPEQSTAKRVLGFFKRRSMRV, from the coding sequence ATGTCGTACACAAATAAACGCCATACATACTACGGGGGGATAACAAACGATTCATCAGGCACATTTCAATATTCCCAAAGAACGAATGAACAAAGAAGGAAACATGTGACGTTTGGCCCCTATATTCTAGGTTCCACCTTGGGAGAAGGGGAATTTGGAAAGGTGAAGCTTGGTTGGCCGAAGAACTTTTCAAACAGTTCTGCTACAACTTTTGAATTCCCAAAACAGGTAGCTGTTAAGCTTATCAAACGTGATACCATATCAAATAACTACAAGAAGGAAGTAAAAATATACAGAGAGATAAACGCCTTAAAACATTTATCACATCCAAATATTGTAAAATTAGAGGAAGTACTGCAAAATTCTAGATACATTGGTATTGTATTAGAGTATGCGTGTGGAGGAGAGttttataaatatattcagaaaaaaagaaggctgAAAGAAACCAATGCATGCAGACTGTTTTCCCAATTAGTTAGTGGAGTGTATTATATTCATTCGAAGGGCCTTGTACATAGAGATCTCAAGTTGGAAAATCTGCTACTggacaaaaatgaaaacctAGTCATAACAGATTTTGGGTTTGTAAATGAGTTTTGCTCGCGTAACGAActgatgaaaacatcatGCGGCTCTCCCTGTTATGCAGCACCAGAACTAGTAATAAGCGCCGAACCATATGAAGCGAGAAAAGCCGATATATGGTCATGTGGTGTTATACTTTACGCTATGCTAGCTGGGTATTTACCGTGGGATGATGATTCCAACAACCCTGAGGGAAGTGACATAGGAAGACTTTATAATTATATTAACTCCACCCCATTGAAGTTTCCTGACTATATACTTCCTATACCTCGAGACTTATTAAGACGCATCTTGGTCCCGGAcccaaagaaaagaatgaacTTGAAGCAAATCAAGAAACACGAATGGCTGAACTCTCATTTCTCATTCTTGTCCATAACGCCAGACGAATGGGATAAGTTGCACAACACGCAGTCTGTATTCAGATTGGGGAAACCAAGAACAAGATATGGATCTAGACCACAATCTAGCTGTTCAACTTCATCTATTGGTTCGAGGAATGATAAGAGAGATTCACTAATTATCGATTCCACTTTACTTTCTTTCCCAGCTCCACCTCAAGAGTCACAAGACCATATAATAACTAGACCGGCTTCCATTGCATCAGATCAACGGCTTTCACCTATAAGGAGATCTAATAGGCACAACAGAAGCAATTCAGCTGCATCCGTTGCCCTACAGGCAGTAGTGAATGCGGATAGGGAATATGCGTTAAGCCATGAACAATCATTATCCTCGGCCCAAAACATTAGACAAATTACAGTAGGCAACATAACTGCTGGTCTTTCACCTCCACAAGTTGTAGCTCCAAGCGATTTCATAATTGAAACCACGCCGATCAAGAGGAATACATTTTCTGGGAGTCATATCATATCAAATCAAGAGAAAGAGTCGCTCAGTAAAATTCAAACGAGCAAGATCAAACCAAATAGCATGAAAGGCTCACAAAACCATCAATATAACAAACCTAAAACACAAAATAGTCTCAAATCGACCAAAAATCTCCACCAGAGTTCTTCCCCATTCCATACCAAGCCTCGGCCGACCTCCTATCACCCTGGGTCATACACAACGCCTTTCCTCAGTTCGAATGTGCTCTCTATATACGAAATTAATGACAAGACTAAGAGCAACGCGTCATCACAAACACTCAATCAAAGGGAAACTTCTCCCTTTGACTCCACGCCATATCTAGCACCGGATACATGCATAACTTCATGCTCTTCGATCGAAAGTTCTCCGAAATTGATTACACAGGGTTCGTTTTCTGTAGCAAAACCGTCAGTTGATCTGCAAAGCGCATCTGGTGACTTGATCAAATATAAAGGAGATGCAGAAGTAGCAACAAAAAtttatgatgaaaaatataaacagAGGCGCAAAAGTTTGAGGTATAGCGGCATATTCAGCGATATATCATGCGATACCGTAACAGAGGAGACCGACGATTTGAAGGTACCTGAGTCTCTTGTTCAACAGCGTGAGGACCGAAAATTTATAGAAAAGACAAAGGTCGAGAGTCCGAGCGGCAAGAACAGTAATGGTAGCCAAAATGCTCATGCTccagtaaaaaaaaacgctATTATTTCCACAGAAAGGTCACTTAATGAAACAGATCCGGTTAAGAAACGATTcagctttttttccttatacTCTTACGATACTCCCAAGTCCAGTTTATACTCATCAATGGATTCTAAGAGAAAACCTTCTCCGCCTTCGCAAAGGCGTCCAAAAAAGGACGAAAATCATGCAATTTCAGGGACTTCTTCGACTACAGCCTCGAATATATTAACGTCCCATGAATTGCCAAAGGATCAGTCCATATCAAATACTGACCAAGATAAGCAAATTCTAGAGTCTAAGAAAATAATCCAAAGTGAGAGAACCTCTGTTATGGTGTCCGAGGTCAGAAAGGCAAACGCGGAGAATAAACCACTTCAATGTCCAGAACAGTCAACTGCGAAAAGAGTATTAggattcttcaaaagaagaagtatgAGAGTCTAA